TTACAACGATTTCTTAATAAATACTGAGTGGTCAAAACTAACCATCGACGATAGCTTTTCAGCTGATCGTGAAGGGTGGTTTGTTTCTGTGGGTAAGCGCATCGGTGATTTTACTCCATATATTGTTATTGAACACTTTGACTCTGAACTTGATGAATCTTTATATCAAGACTTTCCAACTTTAACGCTGCCAATACCCGAGCTTCAACAAAATTATGCCGCATTACAGGCTGGAGTTCAGGGGTTAGTTTTTAGTGATAAAGTTGATAATGATGCTTGGACAGTTGGGGTTAGATATAACTTCCACCCATCTGCTGCATTTAAAATTCAATATACTGAGAATGATGATAAGTTTATGAATCAAACTAGCTCTTTAATATCCTTCGGCGTTGACTTGGTTTTTTAGGAGATTGAACGATGAAAAAAATAATGACCTCCATACTCTGTGCGACAGCATTAATGAGTGCTCAGGTTCAAGCTGAAATCGCGGTGATAGTCAATCCTGCTAATGACAGTTCCTTGGATAAAGGGGAAATATCACGTATCTTCTTAGGCAAGAAAAAGTCATTTCCTAATGGTACGAGTGTAACGCCAATCAACCTTTCTGAAGGTGCAGCAACGAGGGGTTCTTTTGACTCTAATGTATTAAATAAGTCTTCAAGCCAACTTAAAGCGTATTGGTCTAAACTTGTTTTTACTGGCAAAGGTACACCGCCTAAAGAAGTATCGAGTGACGCTGATGTTGTAGCAGCTGTTAAGTCTGATCCCAGCGCAATTGGTTATGTAGATGCATCGGCTGTAACAGGTGATGTGAAAGTGGTGGCAAAGTTTTA
This is a stretch of genomic DNA from Flocculibacter collagenilyticus. It encodes these proteins:
- a CDS encoding type 2 periplasmic-binding domain-containing protein, with product MKKIMTSILCATALMSAQVQAEIAVIVNPANDSSLDKGEISRIFLGKKKSFPNGTSVTPINLSEGAATRGSFDSNVLNKSSSQLKAYWSKLVFTGKGTPPKEVSSDADVVAAVKSDPSAIGYVDASAVTGDVKVVAKF